In one Procambarus clarkii isolate CNS0578487 chromosome 29, FALCON_Pclarkii_2.0, whole genome shotgun sequence genomic region, the following are encoded:
- the LOC138369781 gene encoding uncharacterized transmembrane protein DDB_G0289901-like, with product MRTLLSTRPLLLLLMVAGAASSLAQQYGDGDPGIITYSTGGAGGGFVGPNNGGGFGSDEFDNDESESLESGNENGGGIDSLGHGGVKSPGEFLTSHRDARSFKPNVELGAASINVRTVRDLFGRRGSSSNKPGIDGSFGGGGSSSNKPGIDTSFSGGGSSSNKPGIDTSFSGGGSSSNKPGIHLSLGRGRRSNSNKPGIDSSFRGGGSSSNKPGIDTSFSGGGSSSNKPGVDTSFSGGGSSSNKPHFGGSSSSNKPGIHGSFGRGRRSNSNKPGVDDSFSGGGSSSNKPGVDGSFGGDSSFSNKPGIDGSFGGGGSSSNKPGVDGSFGGDSSFSNKPGIDGSFGGGGSSSNKPGVDGSFGGDSSFSNKPGIDGSFSGGDSSSNKPGVGGSLGSHGVTSDRRVSRAASKSGLCSVCGDRHHTGGSGESGEQIGGSGGGFGGGSQSGEQTGGSGGGFGGGSPSGGQTGGSGGGFGGGSQSGEQTGGSEGGFGGGSQSGGQTGGSGGGFGGGSQSGEQTGGSGAGFGGGSQSGGQTGGSGGGFGGGGQSGEQTGGSGGGFGGGSQSGGQTGGSGGGFGGGSQSGGQTGGSGGGFGGGSQSGGQTGGSGGGFGGGGQSGEQTGGSGGGFGGGSQSGGQIGGSGGGHGGGDFSEEQTEHLDTSLSASRTTRDLFRLRGSSSNKPGVDGSFSGGGSSSNKPGVDTSFSGGGSSSNKPHFGGSSSSNKPGIHGSFGRGRRSSSNKPGVDGSSSGGGSSSNKPGIDGSFGGDSSFSNKPGIDGSFGGDSSFSNKPGIDGSFSGGGSSSNKPGIDGSFGGDSSFSNKPGIDGSFSGGGSSSNKPGIDGSFGGDSSFSNKPGIDGSFSGGDSSSNKPGVGGSLGSHGVTSDRRVSRAASKFGLCDLCGAGHHTGGGGGGFGGGGGFGGGGGGNHNGGGGGFGGGGGGNHNGGGGGGGFGGGGGGGGGGGGGGGGGGGGGGGRPSTTTNSPPPTIPSVTPVYR from the coding sequence ATGAGGACTTTGTTGTCGACgcggccgctgctgctgctgctcatggTGGCTGGCGCTGCCTCTTCCCTTGCACAGCAATATGGCGATGGTGACCCAGGCATCATCACCTACTCTACCGGAGGCGCGGGTGGTGGCTTCGTAGGACCAAATAATGGAGGAGGCTTTGGAAGCGATGAATTTGATAACGACGAAAGTGAAAGCTTGGAAAGCGGAAATGAAAACGGCGGAGGTATCGATAGCCTAGGCCACGGAGGCGTAAAATCACCCGGTGAATTCCTCACATCTCACCGTGATGCAAGGAGCTTCAAGCCAAATGTTGAACTTGGCGCTGCTTCTATCAACGTACGAACCGTTCGAGACCTCTTTGGTCGAAGGGGTTCATCTTCGAACAAACCAGGAATTGATGGTTCTTTCGGTGGAGGTGGTTCAAGTTCTAACAAACCCGGAATTGATACTTCATTCAGTGGAGGTGGATCGAGTTCCAATAAACCAGGAATTGATACATCATTCAGTGGAGGTGGATCGAGTTCCAATAAACCAGGAATTCATCTTTCATTGGGTAGAGGTCGTCGTTCAAACTCGAACAAGCCAGGAATAGATAGTTCATTCAGAGGTGGTGGCTCATCTTCAAACAAACCAGGAATTGATACTTCATTCAGTGGAGGTGGTTCAAGTTCTAACAAACCAGGAGTTGATACTTCATTCAGTGGAGGTGGCTCGAGCTCCAACAAACCACACTTTGGAGGATCATCATCCTCAAACAAACCAGGGATCCATGGCTCATTTGGAAGAGGCCGTCGTTCGAATTCAAACAAACCAGGAGTCGATGATTCGTTCAGTGGAGGTGGTTCAAGTTCTAACAAACCTGGAGTTGATGGTTCATTCGGTGGAGATAGTTCATTCTCTAACAAACCAGGAATCGATGGTTCATTCGGTGGAGGTGGTTCAAGTTCTAACAAACCAGGAGTTGATGGTTCATTCGGAGGAGATAGTTCATTCTCTAACAAACCAGGAATCGATGGTTCATTCGGTGGAGGTGGTTCAAGTTCTAACAAACCAGGAGTTGATGGTTCATTCGGAGGAGATAGTTCATTCTCTAACAAACCAGGAATCGATGGTTCATTCAGTGGAGGTGATTCATCCTCCAACAAACCTGGGGTTGGTGGTTCATTGGGTTCTCATGGTGTTACTTCTGACAGACGGGTTTCAAGAGCAGCTTCCAAATctggtttgtgtagtgtatgtggagaTAGGCATCATACTGGAGGAAGTGGAGAATCTGGAGAACAGATTGGAGGCAGTGGAGGAGGTTTTGGAGGTGGTAGCCAATCCGGAGAACAGACTGGGGGTAGCGGAGGAGGCTTTGGAGGTGGAAGTCCATCTGGAGGACAGACAGGGGGTAGTGGCGGAGGCTTTGGAGGTGGTAGCCAATCTGGAGAACAGACTGGGGGTAGTGAAGGAGGCTTTGGAGGTGGTAGCCAATCTGGAGGACAGACAGGGGGTAGCGGAGGAGGCTTTGGAGGTGGAAGTCAATCTGGAGAACAGACTGGGGGTAGCGGAGCAGGCTTTGGAGGCGGTAGCCAATCTGGAGGACAGACAGGGGGTAGTGGAGGAGGCTTTGGAGGTGGTGGCCAATCTGGAGAACAGACGGGGGGTAGTGGAGGAGGCTTTGGAGGCGGAAGCCAATCTGGAGGACAGACggggggtagtggtggaggcttTGGAGGTGGAAGCCAATCTGGAGGACAGACggggggtagtggtggaggcttTGGAGGCGGTAGTCAATCTGGAGGACAGACAGGGGGTAGTGGAGGAGGCTTTGGAGGTGGTGGCCAATCTGGAGAACAGACggggggtagtggtggaggcttTGGAGGCGGTAGCCAATCTGGAGGACAGATTGGAGGTAGTGGAGGAGGGCATGGAGGTGGAGATTTTTCTGAAGAACAAACTGAACATCTTGACACTTCTTTGTCCGCGTCACGAACCACTCGAGACCTCTTTCGTTTAAGGGGTTCATCTTCGAATAAACCAGGAGTTGATGGTTCATTCAGTGGAGGTGGTTCAAGTTCTAACAAACCAGGAGTTGATACTTCATTCAGTGGAGGTGGCTCGAGCTCCAACAAACCACACTTTGGAGGATCATCATCCTCGAACAAACCAGGGATCCATGGCTCATTTGGAAGAGGCCGTCGTTCGAGTTCAAACAAACCAGGAGTCGATGGTTCGTCCAGTGGAGGTGGTTCAAGTTCTAACAAACCTGGAATCGATGGTTCATTTGGAGGAGATAGTTCATTCTCAAACAAACCAGGAATCGATGGTTCATTCGGAGGAGATAGTTCATTCTCAAACAAACCAGGAATCGATGGTTCATTCAGTGGAGGTGGTTCAAGTTCTAACAAACCAGGAATCGATGGTTCATTCGGTGGAGATAGTTCATTCTCAAACAAACCAGGAATCGATGGTTCATTCAGTGGAGGTGGTTCAAGTTCTAACAAACCAGGAATCGATGGTTCATTCGGTGGAGATAGTTCATTCTCTAACAAACCAGGAATCGATGGTTCATTCAGTGGAGGTGATTCATCCTCCAACAAACCTGGGGTTGGTGGTTCATTGGGTTCTCATGGTGTTACTTCTGACAGACGGGTTTCAAGAGCAGCTTCCAAATTTGGTTTGTGTGATTTATGTGGAGCTGGGCATCatactggaggtggtggaggaggctttggaggtggtggtggatttgGAGGGGGCGGCGGAGGTAATCataatggaggtggtggtggatttgGAGGGGGCGGTGGAGGTAACCATAAtggaggtggtggcggcggaggttttggaggtggtggtggtggtggaggaggcggcggaggaggaggaggaggaggtggtggtggtggtggtggtaggccgtccaccaccaccaactcccctcccccaacaataccctcCGTCACCCCAGTGTACCGCTAG